A window from Salvia miltiorrhiza cultivar Shanhuang (shh) chromosome 2, IMPLAD_Smil_shh, whole genome shotgun sequence encodes these proteins:
- the LOC131013373 gene encoding protein CUP-SHAPED COTYLEDON 2-like, translating to MANYRCCYDRDETHLPPGFRFHPTDEELITFYLLKKVLDSNFTTRAIAEADLNKSEPWHLPGKAKMGEKEWYFFSLRDRKYPTGLRTNRATEAGYWKATGKDREIYSSKTCALVGMKKTLVFYRGRAPKGQKTNWVMHEFRLEGKLAYQYFSRNSEDEWVISRVFEKTGAGSSVGGKKRPSDGVAEVSSPCSASLPPPADYCSYDSSSKEHVSCFSMAAPPSFSRSSLSELPPSYAVMHYPASPPSSSSSRFAKHNASFAAFPTLKSLQENLHLPLVYPAAAPPPPHVDGDHHMFVDGSFAQWPPVEEHKVCGTELDCMWS from the exons ATGGCTAATTACCGGTGTTGCTACGACAGAGACGAGACGCATCTGCCGCCGGGCTTCCGCTTCCATCCCACGGACGAGGAACTCATCACCTTCTACCTCCTCAAGAAGGTTCTGGACTCCAATTTCACCACCCGCGCCATCGCCGAGGCCGATCTCAACAAGTCCGAACCCTGGCACCTCCCAG GGAAAGCGAAGATGGGGGAGAAGGAGTGGTACTTTTTCAGCCTGCGCGACCGGAAATACCCGACCGGTTTACGGACGAACCGGGCGACGGAGGCGGGTTACTGGAAGGCGACCGGCAAGGATCGCGAGATTTACAGCTCCAAAACATGCGCGCTGGTAGGGATGAAGAAAACCCTAGTTTTTTACCGCGGGAGGGCCCCCAAGGGGCAGAAAACTAACTGGGTTATGCACGAGTTTCGCCTCGAAGGCAAGCTCGCTTATCAGTATTTCTCTCGAAATTCCGAG GACGAGTGGGTGATCTCGCGAGTTTTTGAAAAGACCGGCGCCGGCAGCTCAGTCGGCGGCAAGAAGAGGCCTTCTGACGGCGTGGCGGAGGTCAGCTCGCCGTGTTCGGCTTCACTGCCGCCGCCTGCCGACTACTGTTCCTACGACTCCAGCTCCAAGGAGCACGTGTCCTGTTTCTCCATGGCCGCACCGCCAAGTTTCAGCCGTAGCTCGCTCTCGGAGCTCCCGCCGTCGTACGCGGTGATGCATTATCCGGCGTCGCCTCCATCGTCGTCGAGTTCGCGATTCGCGAAGCACAACGCTAGCTTCGCTGCGTTTCCCACACTGAAGTCGCTGCAGGAAAACCTCCATCTGCCTTTGGTCTATCCCGCCGCAGCTCCGCCTCCGCCGCACGTGGATGGAGATCATCATATGTTCGTCGACGGGAGTTTTGCCCAGTGGCCGCCGGTGGAGGAGCACAAGGTTTGCGGCACTGAGCTGGACTGCATGTGGAGTTAG
- the LOC131008311 gene encoding uncharacterized protein LOC131008311, whose amino-acid sequence MGTQITQLATQVNKLQDYQGRLPSVTEMNPKENASAVTARSGRILVEPQPKQQDKEKKPDEAKDDAISEESPESTEPSSSKVSGKPKVSIPQSLIAPPFSSRLAQNKRIKEEKDILEIFKKVEINLPLLDEIKQVPRYAKFLKELCSKKMKFGNDARIRVSNKTVERAMLDLGASINVMPYSVYKDLQLGPLKDTRVIIQLANRSTAYPKGVVEDVLVKVNDLVFPVDFYIVDMDDSASAKQSLILLGRPFMKTAKTKIDVDSGMLSLEFDGDVVTFNIF is encoded by the exons ATGGGCACACAGATCACGCAGTTAGCCACTCAGGTGAACAAGCTGCAGGATTATCAAGGCCGACTTCCTTCTGTCACGGAGATGAACCCTAAGGAAAATGCAAGTGCAGTAACTGCAAGAAGTGGGAGAATTCTAGTTGAGCCACAACCTAAGCAGCAGGATAAAGAAAAAAAGCCCGATGAAGCTAAGGATGATGCAATTAGTGAGGAGTCACCAGAATCCACCGAGCCTAGTTCTTCTAAGGTAAGTGGAAAACCTAAGGTTTCAATTCCTCAATCACTGATTGCACCACCTTTTTCTTCTAGGCTGGCTCAGAACAAGAGAATTAAAGAAGAGAAGGATATTCTGGAAATTTTCAAGAAGGTAGAAATAAACTTGCCCTTGCTTGATGAAATTAAGCAAGTTCCCAGGTACgcaaagtttttgaaagagttATGCTCTAAGAAAATGAAGTTTGGGAATGATGCAAGAATTCGAGTGA GTAATAAGACTGTTGAGAGAGCCATGTTAGATTTAGGAGCgtccataaatgtcatgccttatTCTGTGTATAAGGATTTGCAGTTAGGACCATTGAAAGACACTCGTGTTATCATTCAGCTAGCTAATAGGTCTACTGCATATCCCAAAGGTGTTGTTGAGGATGTCCTTGTCAAGGTCAATGATTTGGTTTTTCCTGTGGATTTTTATATTGTTGATATGGATGATTCTGCCTCTGCTAAGCAATCTTTGATTCTTTTAGGGAGACCATTCATGAAAACTGCTAAGACAAAAATTGATGTGGATAGTGGAATGCTTAGCCTTGAATTTGATGGAGATGTTgtcacatttaatattttttag